From the Lathyrus oleraceus cultivar Zhongwan6 chromosome 4, CAAS_Psat_ZW6_1.0, whole genome shotgun sequence genome, one window contains:
- the LOC127137185 gene encoding uncharacterized protein LOC127137185: MGCVLGKHNDTGKKEHAIYYLNKKFTECETRYSLLEKTCCGLTWATRRLRQYMICHTTLLISKMDPIKYIFEKPVVTGRIAWWQMLLTEYDIQYVTQKAIKGRVLSDYLAHLPVEGYQPLRFDFPDEDIMFIIDFTMSGFEVSPEEGPEPGSRWTLVLDGASNALGHGICVVITSPTGFHLPFIARLCFDCTNNMAEYEACIYGLEAEINLRIKILEVFGDSALVISQVKGDWETRDNKLIPYKEHIRKLISYFDEIYFHHIFREENQLADALATLASMFKVKWKNEAPSIQIDHLDEPTHCLAIEADPDDKPWFYDIKTFLEERKYPEDAWINTKLVQS, translated from the exons atgggttgtGTTTTGGGTAAACACAACGACACAGGCAAGAAAGAACATGCTATCTACTATCTTAACAAGAAGTTCACTGAATGTGAGACTCGATACTCACTtttagagaaaacttgttgtggTTTGACTTGGGCTACTCGACGCCTGAGGCAATACATGATTTGTCACActactttattgatatccaagatggatccgataAAATACATATTCGAAAAGCCTGTTGTTACTGGTAGAATTGCCTGGTGGCAAATGTTGTTAACcgagtatgatattcagtatgTGACCCAGAAAGCAATAAAAGGGAGGGTTCTGTCTGACTATCTTGCTCACCTCCCTGTCGAAGGGTATCAACcgttgaggtttgactttccagatgaggacatcatgtttaTCATAGACTTCACTATGTCAGGCTTCGAGGTAAGCCCTGAGGAAGGCCCCGAACCAGGATCGCGATGGACGCTCGTGTTAGACGGTGCTTCCAATGCCCTAGGCCATGGTATATGTGTTGTTATCACTTCTCCAACTGGTTTCCACCTTCCGTTTATCGCTAGATTGTGTTTTgactgcaccaacaatatggcagaatatgaggcATGTATCTACGGTTTAGAGGCGGAAATCAACTTGAGGATCAAGATTCTTGAGGTATTTGgtgattcagctctggtaatcagtCAGGTGAAAGGCGATTGGGAGACTCGGGATAACAAGTTGATACCCTACAAAGAGCATATCAGAAAACTGATATCCTATTTTGATGAAATATATTTTCATCATATCTTTAGGGAGGAAAATCAGTTAGCAGACGCTCTAGCCACGTTGgcatctatgttcaaagtcaaatggaagaatgaagccCCATCCATCCAGATTGACCACTTAGATGAACCAACACATTGTCTAGCAATTGAGGCCGATCCTGACGATaagccttggttctatgacataaAAACATTTCTGGAGGAACGGAAATATCCCGAGG atgcatggataaaCACGAAGCTAGTACAATCATAA